A window of Rhipicephalus microplus isolate Deutch F79 chromosome X, USDA_Rmic, whole genome shotgun sequence genomic DNA:
CAACCATGCAACTGAGTGTAAAATAGGCaataaacttgacttgaaacAACCGCAGCTGTTCGAGTGTATCAAATGTGCGCCTTCTGGTATATTATGAAGTCCTCAGGTGCCTCAACAAACGCTAAAATTGGCCATCGGCGACATCGCCATCCCGCGTCAACAGCGTCAACGCCAGTTATTGCATTCACTACATGACAGTCACTGTGAATGCTCTCTGCACATATTGTGCACCCTCTATACGGCAAAGCTTGCACCACCAATGCGCTGAGTAAGGAAAGACAGCCACACTGTCCCATCGGGTGCTATCGGGCCAGCTAACAGAAAGGTAAGCCATAGCAGCCGCGCATGAACGTCTAACGATGTTCTATACTGTTTAAAACTTATACAGCCGTCCTAAACGATTTACCAAGAAAATaaacgggggttctcactaacTATCACAAATTTACGTTTAAGAACACATATACTAAGGGGTGATGCGCACGAAGTTGACATCTCGTCACTGCGACGCCAAGTGACTAGATTAAGGCGTGATCACACGTGCGCGTACCGCGTGGCGCTAAACAAAGCTGTCGGGGGCCAACGTTAGGCTCGTTAAGATAAGGGTGAGTTAGACGGCTGGCGCGAACGCCCTAAGCGCGCTGCCTGCCGGGCGAGCACTCTCGTTGCGAAAAGACGCCTGCTACGCAGGAGCAGTGTAGGTGGCGCCACATTCGAAAGGAGAGTGCAAAGGAGAGGAGACCGCGGAGAAACGAGAGtggaggaggagagtgtcgcaACTTTACAAAATTCTAGGGGCTTCATTTACCACTAGGCTTCAAACCCATGCTTCCACAAAGAGACTATGTGTATACAGCACAACTAAACCACATGAATACGCCTCTTTGTGAGAAACAAaggcagaaagacaacactttctactCATACTTTACTGTTTTCTGTTGTAAGGCAATAAATGTACTCAGCGGGACACGATGTATAGCGGTTATGAAAAATTCCACTAATTAATAAAATATCTTCCTTGCGAGAAATTGATGCCAAAGTTGGGTATTTAGTGTCCTCCTGAGGAGGCTAGTGCATGTCTTTAGAAAGAGTAAAAGCGAGGATGGGTATGTTGTCTAGCGGTTGGTTAGACCCTTTCTTGCTGGACAGCGGAAAGGCTCCcatggccactctttatatagtgTATTTCTCTATGTAGAAAGCTTTACTGGAAGCTTTCTTTTTGTATCAGTAACATATCTGAAACACTGAATGGTGTGACCTAAATAATCCTATAATATTTCACGTCTGAGTAGTACACGAAAGcggcagttattttttttttttgtagaagtgATTTTCGTATCGATATAGTAAAAACATGTCTGCACAAGAAAGGGGTGAATGTCAGCACTCACGAAGTCACTGTCAGTCTCGCACTGCTTCTTAACTAGCTCGGCCAGGTTGTCTCCTTTGCTGGTGATGACTGCCGCCGCCTTTCCTTTAAGCTGTAAGAAGAGTAAATATTTTACACGTTGCATTGATAGTTATGAAAGAGTGGTTCATAAACCAACGACATTGTATGCTCAGGCGGAGtcaatgatttatttatttatttataaactaattatttgattgatttattgattgattgaataatacCTCTGCCGGAAGATGCTCTCCCATGCACTTCAGCACTGCCTTGATTTCTTCATTGTTCTTTCCTGCAAAAGAAAAAATATGCACGCACTGTTTGGGCACGTTGCACAATTCATGGCTCTGTTCAGACCGAAGGTTAGCAAAACAAAATAGAACTCTCTAAGACTCAttcaaaaataaatattttttttgctttgtacTCACTCGGACACAGACTAACCGAAATTATCCTGAGCCGTACTTTCTCTGACTCACTCTCACGAAACGTTTTTGCAACAGGACTCaatcagactcagactcacgaaaatattactcagCCGGACTAACTCAGAcacagactcacggctcgatctgattcatagtgagtccgggtgagtcgactcatgagtgggTTCGCCGACCTATGCTCCAGACACTCAAACAGCAATGGCGTGCAATCCAGTTTACTGGCCGTGCATTGTATTCGTTGCGAAAATATTTTATAGAGCTTCCGCCACCAATCCCATGGCAATCAGACGCAGAGTAAGGCTATCATGGAGTGATCTAAGCGGCAGAATGTTGCAAATCTCTGTGAATTGGTACTTGCCAGAAATTTAAAAACGAGAAAAATAACACGGAAAGAACTATCACGTGACCAGATTTGCCACGCGATATTTTTATGGGACTTGTTCGTGCGATTCAAATAAGCTATATCACTTTAGAGACGAAATACAGGCACGCTGTCGTTAGAAACGTGCCAGCAAAATTCATCCTTCGCGAGTCTAGGTTAACGTTACCGAACAAGTCTTATCGATTTCTGAAGTGAGACGTGACCCTGAGTCTGAGTAAAGAAGTCCTTCTCCCTGTCCCAGAAATACTTATCGACACACGCGCTTTAGGCGTTCTAAGCTTAACGCAAGGCATTGTGCAGGGCGTTCTTGTTTAAATTATTCGTTTTCGTGTAGCCTCAGATTTGCGACCATGTACCACAGGCGACTGTATGAAGAAATAATTCTATACGAAAACTAGCATCGGAGATCTCACGCGTATAAGCAAATAATTGAAAGCTAGCACAACTATATATTCAAAGAAACATCTGATGTTGCAAAAAATTCAATATTCCGAATTGTTCCCCAAATTATAAAATATTTGAGCCTTATAATGCGCTGACAACTCGTGGAATTTGGCTGTCAAGGCAGCTCAGTCATATATCTATGCTAGGTTGAATATTTAGAGAGAAATAATGCATAGTAAGACGGGTAAAGCCAGAGGTACTTTTAGCTGATTATCCTGCATGGATACAAAATGGTAATGTATGAGCTCGCCCTAATTAAGACTTACGCGAAACCGAGCAATCGTTCGGAAAACTTTGTAACACAACTTTTTTCTTATCGAGTGGGATTGTTTTGCTACCCGAAGACTATTCCGGTGGTATTCCCTCTTACTAACAGCACTCGCGAATACTGAGTTTCAATTCTGTCACAACGCACTGAGACTTCAGTACCTTTATttcaacgttactagaaccaggtTCTAGTAAACGTTGTCTTTATTTCTACAGCTACTTTACGTTGCTACAGCACAACAACCATGGTTTTCGCACCGCGAGAAAAGAAAATTAAAGGCCTGGCAGATGCGTGTTTGTTTACAAAAACTTCAAATAAGAAATACAAGCCTGTTCACTTCAATTCTTGGATATGCAAGAAACTTATTGCTGCATTCAAATATTTTTGCATTCGTGTTGTCCTGCTACGTATTCCCGGGGTCATGAAAATCAAGCTCGTCAAAGGCACAGTGCCTATTATTACCAATATCCGCGATATTGGTAAAAATTACCAATATCCACGTGCCAAGCATTCGTTACTTCAAGTGAAACAACTCACAATTTGTTATGttttcaaaacaaaacactcTATCGTCATCAATGAGCAAGAATGGTGACTTGTATATGCACTTTCTTGTGCTCAATATCTAGCAGAAGGAAGCACTGCTAAAGTTTGAGCTGTTGCAACTCTCGAAGTAACAATACACCTACAGTTGTTTATTTTTGGTTTGCACAAATGTCTCGAAAACCCTCAATTGTTTTCAAAATGTGGGAACTGCAATAATTACCCGAGTCTTTATAAAGGGCAGCTGAAAGCTGGTGAACGCAACTAGGAGGCGCATACTTGCTTCGTACGTGTGCACAGCCCAATGTCATCTACTAGAGTGCCTAAAGTAAGACTTCTTCCACAAATATAGTTGGAGATCTTTCTTACCTTAGGCAACCTGGATATAAAACTTCAGAATGACAGCGGCCCGTAAATATGACACGCGAAAAAAAGGTCTGACCAAGCCAAATAGCTCGGGAGTGCTTGCCATCAGGTTTTCATTATAcgcgagttttttttcttctagaacATTGTGTCCAAAGTGAAAGACACTGTCAAATACTCCTGGAGGTAAATATATTTCTGGTATGTACGGTAAAATAACAAAGACAGATATGTTTGCTCACCGCACAGTTCCCTACCACCGGCCGCCTCGGCAAGGAAGGCTCCAGCCAGGATGAGTCCGCAGACAAGCAGCACCTTCATAGCGAGTGATCTGAAGAGCCCCTAAATAAACAAAGCGCGGAAATGCCCGTAGATCTAGCCGAACAGCTGGGACACCCGGCGAGCCCGTTTATATATGCAAGCCCTCTCGTGCACGTGTCCTTGTGTGGACTTGAAACGCGGAGTCAACCCTGAAGCCTGTGACCCGTTCTTTCCTTTCCGCGTCTTTTCGCGCCCACGTGGCACTACCGCAATTTTCGTAACTGAACGCAAATGTTACGTAATAAAAAacttaaaaagaagaaataaatctGGAAATGGAGAGGGGCTGCTCGACTGGGTTGGATACGAGGAGATCCAGGGTCGTGTAACAGGAAGCTTCCACGCAGCGATGATACGCATCGCGCCCTTTGATCGGACACTGCCTAtgccgtttttgttttttctttttttttttgtttgcagttcATCTCACTGTAATCGCGCACTATTTCCCCAAGAGCACAAGCAAGCGTGACGAGAACATTACGCATCACGTCGAGGGTCTTTCCACGTGCATTGCGTTCGTTGATCATGACCGGCATTAGTAAGTTCCTTCCACCGGCATTGTATTGGCCTTGCTCATGGCATATCATGTGCGATTGAAGTCTCTTAAATCCATTATGGCACCATAGACAATATTTCGCTTCCTGCGGCTCATGTCTAGTAAGCTCTTGTCGTAATACTGACACGTAATTTCCCTAGCACAGCTCTTTTGGAATCACTTGTAGGTCTTCAAAAAAAACGTCGAAATGGGAATTTTCCTGAAGAACTAGTTTCTTTGTTAGATACTGCAGAATGAATctaacagataaataaaaaagggAAGTATAAAggcattatttattatttttattactgTGTTGTGATAGTTGTGACATAAAATCTAAGCAAAAAAAccacagcttatccacggagtgaatgatgatgagtggtacgaagcgctggagggtttcatcgctataccgtgaaccatccgcgaatatcaaacactacatcatcaaagacgttacaaacactgtatatatttatacaagaaattttgttATTCGTAAGTGTAGCTATACGACGCTTCcgttctcccttttttttttataacggCTTAATGGAAGGTGAAGTGGTGAGTCGGCGTGTGGGCGTAGCGAGATGTTTGCAAGGCCGTAGTAGTGGGCAGTTTCCAAAAGTGGAACTATAGGCGATCACGTACAAACAACGGATAGACACAGTGAGACCATCTATGGTTATTTAatgcgcacctggatacaagtacacgaccatcacACATTTCATGTTGGCTACTTTTCAACAGTATTtgctctgtggtgggtgaagtgatggatcggtgacggggcgtagtgggatgtttgcaagtaTTAAGTAGTGGGCAGTTGACAAAAGTGGAACTGTAGGCGGTCACGttcatacgtgcatacatacatacatacatacatacatacatacatacatacatacatacatacatacatacatacatacatacatacatacatacatacatacatacatacatacatacatacatacatacatacatacatacatacatacatacatacatacatacatacatacatacatacatacatacatgggaTGGACAAAGCCACGCctgcaggagcttcgcccctaaaaagatgcAGGAAGACGAGCTTTTTAAATCTGTAGGATCCGAACCAACaaccttcttcgtcattacttcACTTAATTGTTTAATAGGTTCATTTGATTGGTTCATCAAGCAGCGTGAACGGTAATATATGAAActataataaatatataaatgagTAATGTAGTATCATTTGATGTAACACATGTAGACGGAGCTGCTGCCGGCCAGGTCTGCCACGCAAACCCTTCCTGTGGCGGCATCATCATCCCCGTAACCACTTGATTTATGTGCCCACACACTCATGGTGAGCTCTTGTGTCATCCGCGAACGCATGGTTTAATTCTTCAAAATGCTCTCGCTATGAGCTCTTTAAACATGGGGTACATTTCAGTGAAACCTTTAAATACAGGCACGCGCTTGTTTgaaggccaactccggtgatttttctTGGTCAATTAATCTCAATGAAATTCCCTGCGTATGTTCCTTTGCGCAttttatgttgaattccaatggcggagtcggagcaagtttttctgctcctttcagagcaagtgtgttccaatgacagagtgagagcaAGAGTCAAATGTTTcaatgagagagccggagggGATCCAGAGCGGGAGTTTctccgtggagcaggaaaaactgctccaccgaaatcggtggagtggaccggaagTCAGCGTGACTcatttcctttaacacgtttgcctgcttgggggcgcggctggcgcgccgtgagttgtgttgataatggcggacggcatggacggctcggctacctcggcaaagcgtgcggcaatgcttctgctactcgatagcgacagctCTGAGTCGGAAAGCTCAAGTACCGACACGAGTGATTCGTCGGACAGTGACAGCGACGCTAAAGCTTGCGCTTACGAGCAGGAATTCAACAAGTTGTTCCGCATTCCCGTGAAGAGTCCCAAAGTCGTCGGTTTCATCGAGGACGTCGTTCGGCAGTACTCGGACCACGaggtaaagaaatagaaaaaaagaaggaaagcattatgctcaaggtttaacacgttgtggtgtttttgtttgtttcttttcttgagcAGTTCCGGAGGCGCTTTAGGCTTGCTCGACCTGTGGCCGAAAAGTTGGTCGCGGAGTTTGCTGTCTCGTCAATGTGCCCTTCGAGcacacacggaggagttcaagcgAAATCCACGGAAACGCACTTCTTGACATTTCTCTGGTTAGTTACATTTCCCCACTTTCacaccccttttttttctttgtacgatGCCTGCACAAGAACGCATTTGACTATGAGCCCGTTGCTTACAGTGCAGTGGGatctgaagctgttttttttcttccgggTACCTGCAGTCCCCCTGCGCAGGTACGCGGCCAACAAAACCCGCATGCGAGACGTGGCAAGCCGTTTCGACATGTCAGAAAGCACCATGTACAGAGTTCTTCAGAGAGTAGCGCAGTTTCTGATGACGCTGGGACCATCGGTGATCAAGTTTCCCGCAGACTTGGAGAACCTCACTAGCAGTTTTGAGAAGGTTTGTTTTGATTTTATTTATCGTGAGGACCAATAATATTGGCCGGCCAAGCTATATTGATCATATCACAAACACGAGTGCACATTTTATTGTGGGTTATTTCAAGCTCAATTTTACGCTGAGGTGGGACTTTAAGAAAAATGTGATAGGTCGTGATGGTAATACCGAGCTTCATCCAGTTGTGTTCGAAACATTCAACTTATGTCTCTCCTGCAGTCGCAGTCGATTCCTTGCATGCGGATGATGCTGCATGCTTTGTCATTTCTGTTCAGATGTACGATACAATATGGACGAGGTTTGGTTTTAAATTTAAGAATTAAATTGCAATTACGTACTTCATTTCCCTTTAGGAAAAAACATACGCaggctttattttgttttctctcccattttACCATAGTAAAAAGAGAGGTGGATAGCAAGAAAACGTGTAGTATATGGTGTGGACAGCAATGTATGTTATCTTAACTAGTTGTCAAAGTTGAATTTGGTTTGCATTTCGCATCTTTAACATAAAATACATTGTGCTGAGTCATGAAGCGTATGCTGTGATTGTGAGTTAATGGGCTTGAGCACCAGTATTTCCTGTTAAAACTCCTCGCAAATGCTCATTTCTTGCTCAGGCATGTATGATATCACTCATTATAAGAGTACAACTTGCTTGCAGGTGTCTGGAATGCCTGCTGTTATTTGCTGTACAGATGGATCGTATGTCAAGATACAGTGCCCAGCCAACAAGGTTGCCTCCACATACTGCAACAGGCACCATTACCTTTCACTAACGCTGCAAGCCGTCTGTGACCACATGAGGCGCTTCCTCGATGCGTTCACTGGAACCTCCAGCAAAATGCACGATTCTCATGTGTTTAGCTTATCGCCTCTTTCAAAAAACATAACTTCAGTATGTCAGGGCCGTTATCATATATTAAGGGACGCAGCATATCCGCTGCGGGAGTACCTGTTGACACCATACAGGGAATACGGTGCAATGAATAAGCAACAAAAAGGCTTCAATTTTAAGTTTTCAGGCACACGAGTACTCATTGAAAATGCATTCAGCACACTCAAGAAGCGCTTCAGGCAGCTCATGTACCTGGAGTTACACACTATCCACTGGATCAATCAGTTTATCATAAGCTGCTGTATCCTTCAAAACTTGTGCATCGATTACGATGATGAAGAGCCAgatcatgataatgatgatgatggagcaCCCAATGCTATTCAGTGGGAGAACTGCACTGATAACCACAGTGATAAAAACTGATGAGGAGCGAGCTTTCCACAAGCTTGGCGAAATTAAGCGTGCAAAGGTCTTGACTAAGCTCCTGCGAAGTGATTGTGGGAAATAACACCATATTTCTCTGTTTTGTCTGAACTAGCCCTTTAGTTCCCCACAGTGGTTGGGAGGCTGTGTGTGTGCACTAATGCGCAGCCCCCTTTATATACACAAGCACATGCATTGCACTGCACATTTTATTTCAACATGCTAATAGTACTTTAGGCCACTGGAATCATTCATTGTCTAAGCCAAGAAAGCGGCTTAAAAGCTTCGTTTTTTCTTCATgctgttttgctttttcttgccGAATGCGCTCCTTCTGTTCTTGTCTCTCTTTATGACGCTTCCTTCTTTCATTCTCGCGttcagttcgtttttttttttctttttcttcctgaatTTTGCTCATTTCATCAAAGAAGTGATTCATTTCAAGCATTCTAAAAGCCGAGAGTTTCGGATTTTGGGCTCAGGTTCCTTCGTTGTGCTGGTCAACTCCTGGCTAGTTGAACCTTGGCTTGTCAACTCCTGGCTCCTCGATGCTTGGCTTGTCGACGATTGGCTCGTTGACACTTGGCTGGGCGGTCTTTTAATTGAGACTATTCCAGAGCTGTCCCTAAGCTCTTCTGGCTCAAGGCTGTCATCTAGCTAACGTATTTTGGCTATGTCGTCTTCAAAGGAAACGTCGCAAGGAGAATTCCCCAATTTGTTGTTATGtgctgcagcgcttctttttcgtcGCTTGACTGTTTTGTAGCGGCTGCAGCACTGGTCCCCTGTTTTAGGAACCCTGACAGCCTCTGTGATGTTGGCCACTATTTTGTCAAACAttgcctttttatttttaaatttcttcATTGGCCCTATTTGGGAAAAATACTGCTGGTAGTAGTCGAGCAACAGCTTTGTTTCTCCCGCCGTCCACTCACAGCCTGTAcctgaaaagaaaaagtgcttgaGACATTTGTACAGAcgtatcataatcatatagtggttttgagacgttaaaccccacatatcaatcaatttgtaCAGACGTTACCAGTTGCACGTCACCCGACACAGATGTTAAAGAGTTGTCGTATTCTGCTGTGTTGGTATTAATGTAGAGCTTATAGGCATATATAAGCACCAACCTGTTTTAGTTTGTCTTGATATTGATTTTTCTACTTTGATTTCTGTCGTTACAGTGCTTggtgttctttgcactgatctAACTGTATATATCATGTATAATTCATTACTTGAATGCATTTGTATCCTCTCCTGCTAGGGCCGCTaaattggcctgcagtattctctaaataaataaataaatggactcACTGCGTTGCTCGCTCTTTTGGCTGTGTTCCGGCACTGTGAATGGAAAAACGAAATGCATTGTTATTCATACAGCTGGCATACATGAAGCGACATAACGACCAATGATTTGTGTTCTGTGACACAAATTGCTGTACATTGAAGCACCATGTGAATTTTATGCAACTATGTATGCAATTAAGCTAAGCCATATCAGGCTTCCTAACACAGCTTCACAAAACAGTAACTCTATGTTTGCTATGATATTTCATCACgacacaaaattttgaataaCAATTTCACGTAAGCATACATGGTGGCATGCAAGTTCTTCAACAGTAGCTCAACACATTGTGCACATTCTTGATTGAATTACACACTCTCATCATGATGCACAGAGTTTCTGATCAGCTGACTGTTAATCAAAATGAAGCACGATCTTTCAGGCCTGAAACAGGTAGTGACACTCCAGGAAAAGCAACGTAATTTCTGTGGACTGAGACCGATTCCTAATTTGGATGTGCTCAATGTCCTGACCTTGGTAACATTGCCAACCCATTAGATAGCAGTACATGCACTCACGCTGCTACCTCTGCAGCTAAAAATTCCTGGGAGTCAAATTCTCGGGTGCGTAACACTGGCTTATAGTTGCTTCGAGACATATAAAGGCAGACAACGGCTTCTGCGCCGCTTCCACTGAAAGGCGAGTGCACTATAACTTGCCACATAGTAGTGCAGTACTGAAACGCTCGCGCGGCGTTGTGCTTGTACGGTAAAAGCGTTACTTTGGAGGTATCTCGCCGCAAATGCGTACCTGCCAACCTAGGGACTTTTGAAATCGGGAGACTCGCCGCGGGAGTGGAGTAGGGGGCAGAACAAAATTGTTTTGGACGAACGGTCAAATTGCCTTTATAGCAAACACGCTTGTCACCAACGTGGTTCGTTTCTATTCGTGTGGCTACATTCTAAAGTGAAAGGAAGTCGCTTCTTACTAATGACGCCGTTCCGTGCAAGAACAGCGGCGTCGCGCGCACGTTTACTTTTGGCTGTATATTTACAGCGGTATTTGTGCAATCAATGCAGCGAAGGTTTTcgttcgccacggagacaggcaaACGAACAGCGGTATGACGCATGCGATGCGTTTCAGTGACACGATCGCATCAGCAGTAGAGCAACGTTGCAACATGAACATAGCGCGTGCAGACGATCGCTCCACGCAACACGTGTGTTGCATTCAACTTACAATTACAGCACAGTGTTGAAATTGGGGAGACACTTACCATGTTGCTCCGCATACTGTGTGGTCACCATCgcagacatcgtggacaatagctgttgcacgcttggcgtgatatccattTCACACAGGTGgatagcgctgaacaagcaaacgaacgatgcggcggtgctggtaaaccacgtgggaaacagacagcggaagagaccacgcgcaaggtatcctaggtaacgcggcagcttccgccttgctccagcagggtgGGTTGTGTTCCGATTGCGGATTAggaggatttgctctacgccagagtcgagtgctcgctcgcgaagtcggtcggcttcaccgactccgccattggaattcaacattagtcttttatgccaaatcacaggtttgagtgatgcactgatcgttcgcaaataaattttaaagattgcctcgaaaagctcacctcaATTGCCAGAATTATTCACAACACTTTCTGTTTgatgtcatgtttggcatgtcaacggaagtgacgcagtcGATGGCATCactactttggccgctacagtgtttattgtgctttccacAAGGTGATGGCGGCGGTGTTTGGCGTGAGTATAGCACGGGAATgctttcttctttcctctttGGTGTTTGGTTGGTGCTTCGCTGAACTGgatttcacagttttcatactccgcgcTGGCGAAACCAGTATAGGGCCTTCGGCTCTATCAAATAGTgcgtcatacgcagacagggcgcTCGGTTGAGTTTCAGTTTCGGTATTGCACATTTTagcttattaaaaattattttcaaacttcctgagcatttcagctatggggctcgtgacaagagtacctcaggaacatagaaacaccataaccttgacatggtcaaataatcgccggagttggcctttaagtccCAGTAGTTTCAAAATTCAGTGAAATTTTTTTGTCTAAATTTTTAATAGGCAGTTCAATTAGAACTGGTGCGAGCAATAGGAGATGAGGTTAAATACAGGCAAAACCGTCTTTTTGTGAGTAaccaacaaaaaaatattttgtcatttacatacaaattcgGTACCCAGACACTAGCTGAGGTTGTTGAGTATAAGTCTAACCTTGGTGTCACTCTAACCAGCGACCTCAGCTGGAATAAGCGCATCTCTAATATTTGCGCGTCGTCTTCGCGTAAACTTGGTCTTTTGAGACACAAACTTAAGCATGCTCCTTCTACTGTAAAAAAACTAACTTATTTGACTCTTATACGCCCCTAATTGAAATATGCCTCAAtcgtctgggacccatacacaaaaagaaacattgaggctCTCGAACTAATACAACGCAAAGCGGTCCGTTTCATTTACTCCAAGTACCGAAGAACTCATTCCCCCACAAACCTCATGAAAGAAAACAGTATACCCACACTTGAAAAACGTCGTAAAATTCacaggctcaaatttctttttgttttaaataACAACAAGCTGTCAGTAAACCGTGATTTATATCTGAAACCACTTAGGACAAGACAAACGCGGTATCGGCaaactcattcattaacaccgtattttgcaagaacaaacattttcaaatactcgttctttcctcgaaccataaacgattggaactgcctacctcaattgttaaccggctctgtagaggcacttgagcatatttaaccatgacctatgtttttgtatcttttCTATATGTTGTGTCTTTTcattgttcttgctgttttacacctgtgtgcaatgtTATGATCTTGCCCCTTCTGCTGGGCCTTTAAATGGGCCtgaagtattttgtaaataaaatataATAATTAGAGCAAAGGACCATTTAAAAGAGCCCAAAATGGACACGAACCTATCATCGGTTAATGGGGCATAATTCAAATGTACCTCTACGCACGTTCTATAACAACTCAGAGGGGTATGTGGCGTGACCATCCCTCCCCCTCCCTTTCATTAGAAAATATAAGGGCAATTTCTGGTATTTGTatttctg
This region includes:
- the LOC142776184 gene encoding uncharacterized protein LOC142776184, encoding MKVLLVCGLILAGAFLAEAAGGRELCGKNNEEIKAVLKCMGEHLPAELKGKAAAVITSKGDNLAELVKKQCETDSDFVELLETVFSGEDAEAIKKAYRECKPSRR